The Dickeya poaceiphila DNA window CGATCGCAATGTTACGAATAAGCTCCATCATGTTTACGGTTTTACCTACACCCGCACCACCGAACAGACCCACTTTACCGCCTTTGGCGAACGGACAAATCAGGTCGATAACCTTGATGCCGGTTTCCAGCAGTTCCTGGGAGTTGGACAGTTCTTCGTACGTCGGAGCCGCACGGTGAATCGCCCAGCGCTCTTCTTCGCCAATCGGCCCTTTCATGTCGACCGGTTCACCCAGTACGTTCATGATACGACCCAGCGTCGCTTTACCAACCGGTACTTCGATCGGGTGCGCCAGGTTGGTGACTTTCAAACCACGGCGCAGGCCGTCGGAAGAACCCATTGCAATACAACGAACCAAGCCGCCGCCTAACTGCTGCTGCACTTCCAGCACCAGTTTTTCAGCCCCGTTCTCTACCTCAAGCGCATCGTACACATTCGGTACGGCATCCTGAGGGAACTCGACGTCCACCACGGCGCCGATTACCTGGATAATCTTTCCAGTAGCCATCTTGAATCCTCTACGTAATTCGACAATACGTAATTCGTAAAACCTGATTTAAACCGCGGAGGCTCCCGATACGATTTCGGTGAGTTCCTGAGTGATGCTTGCCTGACGAGCCTTGTTGTAAACCAACTGCAGCTCTTTGATCAGGTTGCCGCCGTTATCTGTTGCGGCCTTCATCGCTACCATTCGCGCGGCCTGTTCACTGGCCAGGTTTTCTACGACGCCCTGATAAACCTGAGACTCCACATAGCGGCGCAACAGGGTATCCAGTAGCGACTTAGGATCGGGTTCATACAGGTAATCCCAGGATTTCTTCGTCAGCTCGCCTTCTTCTGCCGGTGGCAATGGCAGCAGCTGAACAACTTGTGGAACCTGAGACATGGTATTGATGAACTTGTTGCTCACCACGTACAGTTTGTCCAAACGACCTTCGTCGTAGGCCTGCAGCATAACTTTCACCGGCCCGATCAGTTCGGACAACGAGGGGTTATCCCCCATACCGGTAACCTGAGCAACAATGTTTGCGCCTACTGAACCAAAGAAAGAAACGCCTTTGGAACCAATCATCGCCAGATCAATCTCGGCGCCTTTTTCATTCCAGGCTTTCATATCGCCCAGCAGCTTCTTGAACAGGTTGATGTTCAAACCACCGCACAGGCCACGATCAGTAGACACCACCAGATACCCGACGCGCTTAACGTCACGCTCTTCCAGGTA harbors:
- the atpG gene encoding F0F1 ATP synthase subunit gamma, whose amino-acid sequence is MAGAKEIRSKIGSVQNTQKITKAMEMVAASKMRKSQDRMAASRPYAETIRKVIGHLALGNLEYKHPYLEERDVKRVGYLVVSTDRGLCGGLNINLFKKLLGDMKAWNEKGAEIDLAMIGSKGVSFFGSVGANIVAQVTGMGDNPSLSELIGPVKVMLQAYDEGRLDKLYVVSNKFINTMSQVPQVVQLLPLPPAEEGELTKKSWDYLYEPDPKSLLDTLLRRYVESQVYQGVVENLASEQAARMVAMKAATDNGGNLIKELQLVYNKARQASITQELTEIVSGASAV